The following proteins are encoded in a genomic region of Papaver somniferum cultivar HN1 unplaced genomic scaffold, ASM357369v1 unplaced-scaffold_10, whole genome shotgun sequence:
- the LOC113326454 gene encoding UPF0481 protein At3g47200-like has product MNTDQTKKTWSNSVTRELESAEPGMEEEHWKKESIFELPTFVKDRNVKAYEPHVVSIGPYHYSKSHLKPMEVHKRRLVRHFVKRGSQPIQSYKLGLLKDVHLLRESYARQLDEEWAVDDNRFVELMIQDGCFILEFLAASANYHKINSYSLRDPMFSYHGTIVNYNPVMHDLLLVENQLPYLVLFRLWSISTGSSENEVNRVLPWMMFAPNEDPGLHMLDMYMKGLLTGGKQFEEEILVTRSASELHDQSGIQFKKVGSYQDIKFDKNVAILQLPSIIISDYNASTLLNLLAYELRVGTGRDMNSYIYLIDSLVKSAKDVKLLQSQGIIISALGSDEAVVKVVKELARDTVVDSSCKSYLVVGEMNKYYEESMKKWRRRFRDWRSKLYSIYFSNPWTVISVAGAAFLLALTVIQTAYTVISYYAEHPLRKKH; this is encoded by the exons ATGAACACAGATCAAACCAAGAAAACATGGTCAAACAGTGTAACTAGAGAACTCGAGTCGGCAGAACCTGGAATGGAGGAAGAGCATTGGAAGAAGGAGTCCATATTCGAGTTGCCCACTTTCGTTAAAGATAGGAATGTGAAAGCCTATGAGCCTCATGTGGTGTCCATCGGTCCTTACCACTACTCTAAATCTCATTTGAAGCCAATGGAAGTCCACAAAAGAAGATTAGTTCGTCATTTTGTTAAAAGAGGGAGCCAGCCCATTCAGTCTTATAAGCTGGGACTATTAAAAGATGTGCATCTCCTCAGGGAGTCATATGCTCGGCAGCTGGATGAAGAATGGGCAGTCGACGATAATAGATTCGTCGAGCTAATGATCCAAGATGGATGCTTCATTCTTGAATTTTTGGCTGCTAGTGCAAACTACCACAAAATAAATAGTTATTCTCTTAGGGATCCCATGTTTAGCTACCACGGTACGATAGTTAACTATAATCCTGTGATGCATGACTTGCTGCTGGTGGAGAACCAACTGCCTTATCTGGTGCTATTCAGGTTGTGGTCTATTAGTACTGGCTCAAGTGAGAATGAG GTAAATCGGGTTTTACCCTGGATGATGTTTGCCCCTAACGAAGATCCAGGGCTGCACATGCTCGACATGTATATGAAAGGACTGCTTACAGGAGGCAAACAATTTGAGGAGGAAATACTCGTAACTCGATCTGCATCAGAGCTTCATGACCAGTCTGGTATCCAATTTAAAAAGGTCGGGAGTTACCAGGACATCAAATTCGACAAGAACGTTGCAATACTACAGCTTCCCTCCATAATCATTAGTGACTACAATGCGTCTACACTTCTGAATTTGTTAGCATATGAGCTTCGGGTGGGAACGGGAAGAGATATGAACTCGTACATTTACCTCATTGACAGCCTTGTAAAATCAGCTAAGGATGTCAAGTTGCTCCAATCCCAAGGCATCATAATTAGTGCTTTGGGCAGCGACGAGGCTGTGGTGAAGGTTGTGAAGGAGCTTGCGAGGGACACAGTGGTGGATTCTAGTTGTAAGTCTTACTTGGTGGTAGGAGAGATGAATAAGTATTATGAAGAGAGTATGAAGAAGTGGAGGAGAAGGTTTCGTGATTGGCGATCTAAACTCTATTCGATTTACTTTAGCAATCCATGGACTGTTATCTCGGTAGCCGGAGCTGCTTTTCTTTTGGCACTGACTGTGATCCAAACCGCTTACACCGTCATCTCATATTATGCAGAGCACCCCTTGCGCAAGAAACATTAA